One window from the genome of Rutidosis leptorrhynchoides isolate AG116_Rl617_1_P2 unplaced genomic scaffold, CSIRO_AGI_Rlap_v1 contig31, whole genome shotgun sequence encodes:
- the LOC139882796 gene encoding 15-cis-zeta-carotene isomerase, chloroplastic-like: protein MSSLLLSNPVSPFQSLPPCNNNNYRKQTRPSIKILASSTLKQRPISSNPKFSSSNSKFLGFLFNSRKTQFVSRTSIRDVEENTVREDEVGLVGEEAAIFDLGLQKISSWVYFSVILGVVLFALDVAWIDNSSGFGKLFVDSISNLTESHEVVMLMLILIFATVHSGLASLRDTGEKLIGERAFRVLFAGLSLPLAVSTVVYFINHRYDGVQLWQLQGVTGLHELVWISNFISFFFLYPSTFNLLEVAAVDKPKMHLWETGIIRITRHPQMVGQVMWCLAHTLWIGNSVTVAASIGLIGHHLFGVWHGDRRLAIRYGENFEVVKRRTSVIPFAAILDGRQKLPKDYYKEFLRLPYLTITVLTLGAYFAHPLMQAASFRLHW, encoded by the exons ATGTCTAGTCTTCTTCTCTCTAACCCAGTTTCTCCTTTCCAGTCTCTTCCTCcctgtaataataacaattataggaAGCAAACACGACCATCTATCAAAATCCTAGCTTCTTCTACACTCAAACAAAGACCCATATCGTCTAATCCAAAGTTTTCGAGTTCAAATTCAAAATTTCTCGGTTTTCTGTTCAATTCCCGTAAAACCCAGTTCGTGTCTCGAACTTCGATTAGAGATGTTGAGGAAAACACGGTTCGGGAGGATGAAGTGGGTCTTGTCGGAGAGGAAGCTGCAATTTTTGATTTGGGTCTTCAGAAGATATCTTCATGGGTCTATTTCAGTGTAATTTTGGGTGTTGTTTTGTTCGCGCTTGATGTTGCTTGGATTGATAATTCATCTGGGTTTGGGAAATTGTTTGTTGATTCGATTTCAAACCTAACGGAGAGCCACGAA GTAGTGATGCTGATGCTGATTCTTATTTTTGCCACGGTACATAGTGGTTTGGCGAGTCTCCGAGATACTGGCGAGAAATTGATCGGCGAACGTGCATTTCGTGTTTTGTTCGCTGGATTGTCTCTTCCACTGGCAGTTAGCACCGTT GTATACTTCATCAACCACAGATATGACGGAGTTCAGCTTTGGCAACTTCAAGGCGTTACTGGACTCCATGAACTTGTGTGGATTTCTAATTTTATCTCTTTCTTTTTCCTTTATCCATCCACCTTTAATCTGCTCGAGGTTGCCGCTGTCGACAAACCTAAGATGCATCTTTGGGAAACTGGGATTATCAGGATTACCAGGCACCCAcag ATGGTTGGGCAGGTTATGTGGTGCTTGGCTCATACTCTGTGGATTGGAAACTCAGTAACTGTGGCTGCCTCCATTGGCCTGATAGGCCATCATCTATTTGGTGTTTGGCACGGAGACAGGAGATTGGCTATACGATATGGTGAAAATTTTGAAGTCGTCAAGAGGCGTACTAGTGTTATCCCATTTGCAGCCATTCTCGATGGTCGTCAAAAGTTGCCTAAAGACTACTACAAGGAATTTTTACGATTGCCATATTTGACGATCACGGTATTGACTTTAGGTGCATATTTCGCTCATCCTCTAATGCAAGCTGCTAGTTTTCGTTTACATTGGTAA